One window from the genome of Thalassospira xiamenensis M-5 = DSM 17429 encodes:
- the traI gene encoding TraI/MobA(P) family conjugative relaxase has product MIATRIGKKSGVPDNYTRLGQYIAAAEEKGEKLHQFWIRNCDAGTNIEDLDLALLEIEAVRRQKPDIADKTYHLVVSFRSGEQDKLTKEDLMAIEAEYAKALGYEEHQRVAGTHINTDNFHMHIAFNKVHPETLKIITPHRDFKILAKVSREMEKKYGLAIDPGMTDGKERDPNKLSPAARNYEAHTWQESFQRHVLKHREEILEGLGKAKNWREAHEVLAGYDISLKLRGNGMVLISSDGQAMKASQLDRTCSKKKLEERFGVFEAQQTKPRSKGEHLTRTKRHYKPRPLVRHRNTPALWRRYLSTREIMHRQPSLTARALRNWKMFLLMEAHQDPLAMVLIMAHREMLKTLLATPTVVHTHSRDNQLQNKLAHVNLNLNHRNH; this is encoded by the coding sequence ATGATTGCAACCCGGATCGGCAAGAAATCTGGTGTGCCAGACAACTATACCCGTCTTGGCCAATATATCGCCGCTGCCGAGGAAAAAGGCGAAAAACTGCATCAGTTCTGGATCCGCAATTGCGATGCCGGCACAAATATCGAGGATCTCGATCTGGCCCTTCTGGAGATCGAAGCAGTTCGGCGACAAAAGCCCGATATTGCCGACAAGACCTATCACCTTGTCGTTTCTTTCCGATCTGGCGAGCAGGACAAACTGACCAAAGAGGATCTGATGGCCATCGAGGCCGAATATGCCAAGGCACTTGGTTACGAAGAGCATCAACGGGTGGCAGGCACCCATATCAATACCGATAATTTCCACATGCATATTGCCTTTAACAAAGTGCATCCGGAAACGCTCAAGATCATTACACCACATAGGGACTTTAAGATTCTCGCCAAGGTCTCGCGCGAAATGGAGAAGAAATACGGTCTCGCCATTGATCCCGGCATGACTGATGGCAAAGAGCGTGATCCAAACAAGCTGTCACCTGCCGCGCGAAATTATGAAGCCCATACCTGGCAGGAATCATTCCAGCGGCATGTGTTGAAACATCGGGAAGAAATACTGGAAGGCTTAGGGAAGGCCAAGAACTGGCGGGAAGCGCACGAGGTTCTGGCGGGATATGACATATCCCTCAAGCTGCGCGGTAATGGGATGGTCCTCATAAGCTCAGATGGGCAGGCGATGAAGGCCAGCCAGCTGGATCGAACGTGCAGCAAAAAGAAGCTTGAAGAACGATTTGGGGTGTTTGAAGCACAGCAAACCAAACCACGCAGCAAAGGCGAACATCTAACCAGAACGAAACGACACTACAAGCCCCGACCGCTTGTTCGGCATCGCAACACCCCTGCCCTTTGGCGTCGCTACCTCAGTACGCGGGAAATCATGCACCGGCAGCCTAGCCTGACGGCACGTGCCTTACGAAACTGGAAGATGTTTTTGTTGATGGAAGCCCATCAGGATCCCTTGGCTATGGTCCTGATAATGGCCCATCGTGAAATGCTGAAAACCCTTTTGGCTACACCAACAGTCGTCCATACACACTCACGCGACAATCAACTACAGAACAAGCTTGCACACGTTAATCTAAACCTCAATCATCGCAACCACTAA
- a CDS encoding type IV secretory system conjugative DNA transfer family protein: MTAIYRMSLPVILIAMIAAILWQWHLAVGFDALDLRWWQWSFDAVKHPAGLPDEMLRPAIWTGIAGLISMFAMLALATRANNSTLKGNRKGDELHGSARWAKLKDLKKARLFRKDGVVVGGWPSWFGRVRELRHDGPEHVLVWAPTRTGKGVSLILPTLLSWRESILCLDIKGENFAKTGGWLASIGHKVLRFEPSATNGSARFNPLAEVRVDTEQDIADCQNIAAMIIDPDGQGMKDYWRQEGYGWLSVVLLHVIYRVRRDEHRAACFDDVNTFLSGITGDGDAEESDDNFEHILADMAAFDHGKAHVNKEVRRGANSMMIKAPQERSGVHSTAKTQLTVFADPIIARNTATSDFRLHDLMNGDQPMALFLVVSPADKDRLRPLLRIILNLFMRRMTERMEFGSSQTVAGYKHRLLLMLDEFTSIGKLEIFEESLAFMAGYGLKAMIIVQNTEQLFKHYGRDESIMANCKIRIAFTPNKLETAKLLSDMTGKATIVQKRRSHSGRMGDIGSVSDNLAETSRPLLTPDECMRLQIIDTDGKKPIPGDALIFVAGLPPILGRQKLYFLDRELSRRSQMTPPQMAISSTPSASHKGPKS; the protein is encoded by the coding sequence ATGACAGCGATTTATCGAATGTCTCTGCCGGTGATCCTGATCGCCATGATCGCTGCCATTCTCTGGCAATGGCATCTCGCCGTCGGGTTTGACGCGCTGGATCTGCGCTGGTGGCAATGGTCCTTCGATGCCGTCAAACATCCGGCAGGCTTGCCCGATGAAATGCTCCGCCCGGCCATCTGGACCGGGATCGCCGGATTGATCTCCATGTTTGCCATGCTCGCCCTGGCAACGCGAGCCAATAACAGCACCCTTAAGGGCAACCGCAAGGGTGATGAACTGCACGGTTCCGCCCGTTGGGCAAAGCTCAAGGATCTCAAGAAGGCCAGACTGTTTCGCAAAGACGGTGTTGTCGTTGGCGGTTGGCCGTCATGGTTTGGCCGGGTGCGCGAATTGCGTCATGACGGGCCGGAGCATGTCCTGGTCTGGGCTCCAACCCGTACCGGCAAGGGGGTCAGCCTGATCCTGCCCACCCTGCTCAGTTGGCGCGAAAGCATTCTTTGTCTTGATATCAAGGGTGAGAACTTCGCCAAGACGGGTGGCTGGCTTGCCAGCATCGGGCACAAAGTCTTGCGTTTTGAGCCATCCGCAACCAATGGATCAGCCCGCTTCAACCCGCTCGCCGAAGTCCGTGTCGATACCGAACAGGACATCGCCGACTGCCAGAACATCGCGGCCATGATCATCGACCCCGATGGCCAGGGCATGAAGGATTACTGGCGACAGGAAGGCTATGGTTGGCTTTCGGTCGTCTTGCTCCATGTCATCTATCGCGTGCGGCGTGATGAACACCGCGCGGCCTGTTTTGATGATGTGAATACCTTTCTCTCGGGCATTACCGGCGACGGGGACGCGGAAGAAAGCGACGATAATTTCGAGCATATTCTTGCCGACATGGCCGCCTTCGATCACGGCAAAGCGCATGTGAACAAGGAAGTCCGGCGCGGGGCCAACAGCATGATGATCAAAGCTCCGCAGGAACGCTCCGGGGTTCATTCGACCGCCAAAACGCAGCTGACGGTCTTTGCCGATCCGATCATTGCCCGCAATACCGCAACCAGCGACTTCCGCCTTCATGATCTGATGAATGGCGATCAACCGATGGCGCTGTTCCTTGTCGTCTCCCCTGCCGACAAGGACCGCTTGCGGCCTTTGCTTCGTATCATCCTCAATCTTTTCATGCGGCGCATGACCGAACGCATGGAGTTTGGATCGAGTCAGACGGTTGCAGGATACAAACACCGCCTGCTTTTGATGCTCGATGAGTTCACCTCCATCGGCAAGCTGGAGATATTTGAAGAGTCTCTCGCCTTCATGGCGGGCTATGGCCTGAAGGCCATGATCATCGTTCAAAACACCGAACAGCTCTTCAAGCATTATGGCCGTGATGAATCGATCATGGCCAACTGCAAGATCCGCATTGCCTTCACCCCCAACAAGCTCGAAACCGCCAAGCTGCTCTCGGATATGACTGGCAAGGCAACCATTGTGCAAAAGCGCCGCTCTCACTCCGGGCGGATGGGGGATATCGGATCGGTCTCGGACAATCTCGCCGAGACCTCTCGCCCGCTTTTGACACCGGATGAATGCATGCGCCTGCAGATCATCGATACCGATGGCAAAAAACCAATCCCCGGCGATGCCCTGATCTTTGTTGCCGGTCTGCCGCCCATCCTTGGCCGTCAAAAACTCTACTTCCTGGATCGCGAACTGTCTCGTCGTTCGCAAATGACGCCACCGCAAATGGCGATCTCTTCCACGCCCTCGGCATCTCACAAAGGACCCAAATCATGA
- a CDS encoding plasmid mobilization protein, whose translation MATERHVIKTYLNDEEKTRIDQLAHQLRLSRSELLKRLLMNTKLPSASDFAAWQGIRDLLKVNADMARLGNLFKLALDEPLSADLLKKFDRLNRDIEATQTELKAAIGEIRMQLQPGKNLQGKS comes from the coding sequence ATGGCCACCGAACGTCACGTCATCAAAACCTATCTCAACGACGAAGAGAAAACCCGCATCGATCAGCTTGCCCACCAGCTGCGACTGTCACGCTCGGAACTGCTCAAACGGTTGTTGATGAATACCAAACTGCCCAGTGCCAGCGACTTTGCCGCATGGCAGGGCATTCGGGATCTTCTGAAGGTCAATGCCGATATGGCCCGCTTGGGCAATCTGTTCAAGCTCGCGCTTGATGAGCCGCTCTCGGCAGATCTGCTCAAGAAGTTCGACCGCCTGAACCGCGATATCGAGGCGACCCAGACCGAGCTCAAAGCCGCCATTGGTGAGATCCGGATGCAACTTCAGCCTGGCAAGAACCTGCAGGGAAAATCATGA
- a CDS encoding IS5 family transposase has translation MPWTDITRPQYNRDCLRYPSDLSDREWELIAPFIPAAKTGGRPRRTDMREVMNAIIYIASGGIQWRMLPTDFPPASTVRYYFYHWRDIGLWQSINHILVMATRELEGKEASPTAGVIDSQSVKTTESGGISGYDAGKKIKGRKRHILTDTLGLMVFVLVHGANVQDRDGAPDVFKAVRYRFPWLRHIFADGGYAGEKLRAALQGKGDWTVEIIKRSDRAKGFEVLPRRWVVERTFAWLNRCRRLAKDWEKSIESATAWINIASIRMMARRIATYCFVR, from the coding sequence ATGCCTTGGACTGATATCACCCGCCCGCAATATAACCGTGACTGTTTGCGTTATCCAAGTGATTTAAGCGACAGAGAATGGGAGCTTATTGCACCCTTTATCCCTGCCGCCAAAACGGGCGGACGTCCGCGCAGAACGGATATGCGCGAAGTCATGAACGCCATTATTTACATCGCCAGCGGCGGTATTCAATGGCGGATGCTGCCTACAGATTTTCCACCGGCCTCCACAGTACGCTATTATTTCTATCACTGGCGCGACATCGGACTTTGGCAATCGATCAATCATATTCTTGTCATGGCCACCCGGGAGCTGGAAGGCAAGGAAGCCAGCCCAACGGCAGGGGTTATTGACAGTCAAAGCGTCAAAACGACAGAAAGTGGCGGGATTTCAGGCTATGATGCCGGCAAGAAGATCAAGGGACGCAAGCGCCATATCCTCACCGATACGCTGGGATTGATGGTGTTCGTTCTGGTGCATGGTGCCAATGTTCAGGACCGCGACGGTGCCCCGGACGTGTTCAAGGCCGTTCGATATCGTTTCCCCTGGCTGCGCCATATTTTCGCAGATGGCGGCTATGCCGGAGAAAAGCTGCGTGCGGCACTTCAGGGCAAAGGTGACTGGACAGTTGAAATTATCAAACGCTCTGACAGGGCAAAAGGCTTTGAAGTCTTGCCCCGGCGCTGGGTGGTGGAACGCACGTTTGCATGGCTCAACAGATGCAGACGATTGGCGAAAGATTGGGAGAAATCAATTGAAAGCGCGACTGCTTGGATCAATATTGCCAGCATCAGAATGATGGCCCGAAGAATTGCAACTTATTGTTTTGTCAGATGA
- a CDS encoding zincin-like metallopeptidase domain-containing protein: MAEKKRSYRDQVVEELLGHIEAGTAPWQKPWEPGKVRMAPFNPVSGKDYRGINALWLEMRGRSDPRWMTYRQAAAQDAQVRKGEKGTMIEYWKWSEREKMLDENGKPVLDDKGITKTRDVRLDRPRVFHAVVFNAEQIDGLAPYIAPEPTFSPVERAEQILKLGNVPIFHDQNDRAFYRSSTDEIHMPHPAAFKGQYEYYATALHELGHATGHGSRMAREFGPFGSEVYAKEELRAEIASYMLTTELGLGHYPERHAAYVGSWMKAIKEDRNALFAAARDAENIRTWIMEPDLRQSLIPVKAKEETKTIAQNPAVERQKENAMSDEMSQAPNQDTNTERKRIYLNVPFSEKDEAKALGAKWDRRAKAWYARDDMELEPFKRWQETKAQTPEPKISPEQEFAQALKENGLILDGPPTMDGKWHRVAVEGDRKGQKSGSYRGFLEGLPAGNITNYKSGQDPVKWVATGTKIDPKELEQARAEAAARKAAQEQELRAQYRAVAKRAYGIFQNAEPAPANHAYLQNKQVPAGDLRIDQSGNLLMPMANDKGFVENIQTIHPDGTKMYLKDGKKRGLMHVIEGDSKGPMIVTEGYSTGQSLHMASGLTVVVALDSGNLAPVAEALHKKHPDRALVIAADDDHAKQVNAGIKGAERASELTGAKILRPDLSDDEKAKGLTDFNDIHRERGLEALKRLVTEQLDLTKPKAKTRTRGREQQAASLAV; this comes from the coding sequence ATGGCTGAGAAGAAGAGAAGCTATCGCGATCAGGTGGTCGAGGAACTGCTTGGCCATATCGAAGCAGGCACAGCACCCTGGCAAAAACCATGGGAACCGGGAAAGGTTCGTATGGCTCCTTTCAATCCGGTTTCTGGCAAAGACTATCGCGGCATCAATGCGCTTTGGCTTGAAATGCGCGGGCGCTCCGATCCGCGCTGGATGACCTATCGCCAGGCGGCGGCCCAGGACGCGCAAGTCCGCAAGGGCGAAAAAGGCACCATGATCGAATACTGGAAATGGTCCGAGCGCGAGAAGATGCTGGATGAAAACGGCAAACCGGTTCTTGACGACAAGGGTATCACCAAAACCCGCGACGTAAGGCTGGACCGTCCCCGGGTGTTTCATGCTGTCGTCTTCAATGCCGAACAGATCGATGGCCTTGCCCCCTATATCGCGCCAGAACCGACCTTCAGCCCGGTGGAACGGGCCGAACAGATCCTCAAGCTGGGCAATGTGCCGATCTTCCATGATCAGAATGACCGGGCCTTTTACCGGAGCTCAACAGATGAGATCCACATGCCCCACCCGGCGGCTTTCAAAGGCCAATATGAATATTACGCCACGGCCCTGCATGAGCTTGGCCACGCCACCGGTCATGGATCACGCATGGCCCGCGAGTTCGGGCCGTTTGGCTCGGAAGTTTACGCCAAGGAAGAGCTGCGCGCCGAAATCGCCAGCTACATGCTGACCACCGAGCTTGGCCTTGGTCATTACCCGGAGCGACATGCCGCCTATGTCGGCTCCTGGATGAAAGCGATCAAGGAAGACCGCAATGCGCTGTTCGCTGCTGCGCGGGATGCAGAAAACATCCGCACCTGGATCATGGAACCGGATCTACGTCAAAGCCTGATCCCGGTAAAAGCCAAAGAGGAAACCAAAACCATCGCCCAAAACCCGGCTGTTGAACGACAGAAGGAAAATGCCATGAGTGATGAGATGTCACAGGCTCCCAACCAGGACACCAACACCGAACGCAAACGCATTTATCTCAATGTGCCGTTCAGTGAAAAGGACGAGGCCAAGGCGCTCGGGGCAAAATGGGATCGCCGTGCCAAGGCTTGGTATGCGCGGGACGATATGGAGCTTGAACCATTCAAACGCTGGCAGGAAACCAAAGCCCAAACCCCTGAGCCGAAGATCAGCCCGGAGCAGGAATTTGCCCAGGCGCTTAAGGAAAACGGTTTGATCCTTGATGGGCCACCGACCATGGATGGCAAGTGGCATCGGGTTGCGGTTGAAGGAGACCGCAAGGGCCAGAAAAGCGGCTCCTATCGCGGTTTCCTTGAAGGTCTCCCGGCAGGCAACATCACCAATTACAAATCCGGGCAGGATCCGGTCAAATGGGTGGCGACCGGCACCAAGATCGATCCCAAGGAGCTGGAACAGGCCAGAGCCGAAGCCGCGGCCCGCAAGGCGGCCCAGGAACAGGAACTGCGCGCGCAATATCGCGCCGTGGCCAAACGCGCTTACGGGATTTTCCAGAACGCCGAACCGGCTCCGGCCAATCATGCTTACCTGCAAAACAAACAGGTGCCTGCAGGCGATCTGCGCATTGATCAATCGGGCAACCTGCTCATGCCGATGGCCAATGACAAGGGCTTTGTCGAGAACATCCAGACCATCCATCCCGATGGCACCAAGATGTATCTCAAGGACGGTAAAAAACGCGGCCTGATGCATGTGATCGAAGGAGATTCCAAAGGCCCGATGATCGTCACTGAAGGCTATTCCACCGGTCAAAGTCTGCATATGGCCAGCGGGTTGACGGTGGTGGTGGCACTTGATTCCGGCAATCTGGCCCCGGTGGCTGAGGCCCTTCACAAGAAGCATCCGGATCGCGCCCTGGTGATTGCCGCCGATGATGATCATGCCAAGCAGGTTAATGCCGGGATCAAGGGAGCCGAACGCGCATCAGAGCTGACCGGCGCGAAGATCCTGCGTCCCGATCTGAGTGACGACGAAAAGGCCAAAGGCCTGACCGACTTTAACGACATCCATCGGGAACGCGGGCTTGAGGCGTTGAAACGCCTTGTCACCGAACAGCTCGACCTGACCAAGCCGAAGGCCAAAACCAGAACACGGGGACGCGAGCAGCAGGCTGCCAGTTTGGCCGTCTGA